GTTCAGCCGAAACAGGTGCTCCATTGGTTCCGGTACAAGCGCTATCATTTACTCCCAAACAAAAAGAAAACACAAGATTTCTTTTATCTTTCTTATATAGCTCATCGGCTTTTCTTATCACATATTTAAAACCACCTTTACCAGGAAGGAAATCAAAAGTTGTATAACCACTTTTTCCACAATTTACAGACTGTACATCATACCCCAAACTATCTAAATAAATAGTTGTCCATTCAGGCGGAGTAATTTTCAAGTATGTAGCTTCTGTAATACTATTACCAACAAATACAACATTTATCTTTTTTTCTGGGGGAAAAGGAAACTTTCTATGCGGACATATTTTTCGTGCAATAACACGCGCCATAATCTTCGTACCTTTCTCATTAGGATGTACTTTGTCATACACACAATCATCCTTTCCAACCAAAGGTGTATGTAAATCTATAATGTCAGCACAAGTTGCCTTGGATATATTATCTATCATTGGCATCATTTCTTTTACAAGAAGCTGATCCTCTACAGGAAGGAAATTATCTTTAAACGTTGGAATGGGATAACAAATAAAGACTTTCGGATGACTTGGCAAAGTCTGAAAAGAAAGTATAAATTCAATATAATCACTTTCAAAATTATCTTTATAAGCCCAATTCTGCGCTTTCGCATCATTTGTTCCCATTTTTACAATTACAATATCAGGATTCCACGCAAGCACTTCTTTATATCGCTCTTCATTCCAATATGGATAATCTCCTTTTTTCAGCACTGTACGTGCTCCAATACCATAATTGCGAACAATATATCCATTTCCCAAA
This sequence is a window from Bacteroides thetaiotaomicron VPI-5482. Protein-coding genes within it:
- a CDS encoding GDSL-type esterase/lipase family protein, encoding MYRVLIISVVIGWAINIKAQIKVACVGNSITENIALSNEQKYPSILQDLLGNGYIVRNYGIGARTVLKKGDYPYWNEERYKEVLAWNPDIVIVKMGTNDAKAQNWAYKDNFESDYIEFILSFQTLPSHPKVFICYPIPTFKDNFLPVEDQLLVKEMMPMIDNISKATCADIIDLHTPLVGKDDCVYDKVHPNEKGTKIMARVIARKICPHRKFPFPPEKKINVVFVGNSITEATYLKITPPEWTTIYLDSLGYDVQSVNCGKSGYTTFDFLPGKGGFKYVIRKADELYKKDKRNLVFSFCLGVNDSACTGTNGAPVSAEQYESNMQLIIDSLCFRFPEAKVVLHYPIWYSPNTYNSAMYLKEGLKRLQTYFAAIERLGRKNKGRAMIGDTKGFKVFRKHYKKYHTPQEGKRGVFYLHPNAEGARVLGRLWSEGIKQ